The nucleotide sequence ACCATTGTGACGACAGACGTGGGGCAACACCAGATGTGGATAGCTCAAGCGTATCCCTTTACAAAGCCGCGCAGGCTCTTGACGTCAGGTGGCCTGGGGACGATGGGCTTCGGCCTTCCTGCAGCTATAGGCGCGGCCCTGGCGAATCCGGGCAGGACAGTCCTCTGCGCGAGCGGGGATGGTTCTTTTCAGATGAACATTCAGGAACTGGCCACGCTGGCAGAGCTCGATCTCCCGGTCAAGATAGTGATCATGAATAATGGTCATTTAGGGCTCGTGAGACAGCAGCAAGAGCTCTTCTACGATAAGCGGTATATCGCCTCGCGTTTTTCCCTCAAGCTCGATTTTGCTGCTCTGGGGCGCCAGTTCGGGATACCAGGCTTTCGCGTGGCTGAGCCGGGCGATTTGGCCGGCGCACTGGAAAGGGCTTTGTCCGAGCCGGGGCCGTGTATAATCGATATACCGATACATTACGAGGAGAATGTGTACCCTATTGTGCCGCCGGGGGCATCGAACAGGGACATGATAGGCAGCGAATTTGAATTGGCTTGAAAATCGAACGGCGCTTGGGCATAATTCTGGGTAAGGTGAAAGTTTAATTGGAGGATCCTGTGGCGAAGCAATTCGAAGTTATCGGAAAGAAAGTAGAGCGTGTCGATGCTTTCGAGAGGCTCACCGGCGAAGCAAAATACGCTTCCGATGTCTTTCTTCCGGGCATGCTCCATGTCAAGATTCTCCGCAGCCCTCATGCGCATGCACGGATACGGAAAATTGACGCATCAAAGGCAGAGACCCTTTCCGGAGTGAGAGCCATCCTTACGCCTGGGGATACCCCTGAGTTTGCTATACACAAGCGGGAAACTCCTCCGTTCTTTCAAATGCCGGTTCTCGCGAGCACGGCGCGTTACGTGGGTGACGAACTGCTCGCCATTGCAGCCATCGATGAAGAGACTGCGGAGAATGCCCTTGAATTGATCAAGGTTGATTATGAAATTCTTCCCTTCGTACTCGATGCTGAAGAGGCACTCAAGCAGACAGCGCCGAAGCTTTACCCGGAAGGAAATGTGATACAGGAAACCGCTGACACCATCATCCGCGGCGATGTCGAGGAAGGATTCAAACAGGCAGATGTGATACTGGAAGAGAAGTATCAAACTCACCTTATCCAGCATGTGACTATGGAGCCGCGGGTCGTAGTGGCATCCTGGGGCGGCAGACGGCTGACCCTGTGGGATTCGCACAAGAATCCCTTCCGGGTGCGAACCGACGTTGCGCGGGCACTAGGGCTCCGGATAAATCAAGTGAAGGTAATGACCCCGTACATCGGTGGTGACTTTGGTGACAAGGCGTTTGTGGAGAGATACCACATCATCGCCGCATTGCTTGCACTGAGGACGGGTCGGCCTGTCAGAATCGAGTACACAAGAGAGGAGAATTCTCTTTCGGCGCACCATCGTTACCCAACCACGTGGTATCTGAAGTATGGTGCAAAAAAGGACGGGACGCTGACCGCCATTCAGGCTAAGCTGTACGCTGACCTGGGTGCCTACTATCACCTGGACGGTGCCAATGCATCCCTCGAGACGCCGAAATTCGTCTATCGATGCCCCAACGTCAGACTCGAGGGATACAATGTGTTCACCAACAAGCCCGAGGGAGGCCACATGCGCTGCGTCGGCCATCCTGCGGGGATGTTCCCCCAGGAAGTACATATGGACAGGCTGGCAGAGAAGCTCGGGATTGACCCGCTTCTATTCCGCCTGAAAAACTGTGCGCAAAAAGAAGATGGCGATCAGGACCGGAAAGTTCCCTTTGCCAGCATCGGCATTGAGGAGTGCGCGCGGCTGGGTGCGGAGCGGGTCGGGTGGCAGAGCAATTGGAGGAAGGCAGGGTCGAGCCAGGGCCTGGTGAAGAAAGGCATGGGCGTTGCGTTTCACGCCTGCCGCCATGGTGGCATTAGTTCTCCCATGTCTGCCCAGATCAAGCTTGACCCGGACGGCACTGTGGAACTCATGTGCGGCCTCAACGACAGTGGTGGCTGGCAGAAAACGACCATGGCCATGATAGCAGCTGAAGCCATGGGGGTCCCTTATCCGGCGGTACACGTGATTACCGGCGACACAGACGCGACTACAGATACGGGTCCTCCCGGCGGGAGCCGTGGCACTACAAGCGC is from Syntrophorhabdales bacterium and encodes:
- a CDS encoding xanthine dehydrogenase family protein molybdopterin-binding subunit — encoded protein: MAKQFEVIGKKVERVDAFERLTGEAKYASDVFLPGMLHVKILRSPHAHARIRKIDASKAETLSGVRAILTPGDTPEFAIHKRETPPFFQMPVLASTARYVGDELLAIAAIDEETAENALELIKVDYEILPFVLDAEEALKQTAPKLYPEGNVIQETADTIIRGDVEEGFKQADVILEEKYQTHLIQHVTMEPRVVVASWGGRRLTLWDSHKNPFRVRTDVARALGLRINQVKVMTPYIGGDFGDKAFVERYHIIAALLALRTGRPVRIEYTREENSLSAHHRYPTTWYLKYGAKKDGTLTAIQAKLYADLGAYYHLDGANASLETPKFVYRCPNVRLEGYNVFTNKPEGGHMRCVGHPAGMFPQEVHMDRLAEKLGIDPLLFRLKNCAQKEDGDQDRKVPFASIGIEECARLGAERVGWQSNWRKAGSSQGLVKKGMGVAFHACRHGGISSPMSAQIKLDPDGTVELMCGLNDSGGWQKTTMAMIAAEAMGVPYPAVHVITGDTDATTDTGPPGGSRGTTSAGLAVIAAVRDAQDQLLEIAGELLKKKKEDLEIREGQIVIKGENRSVPYKEILSKTPSPIIGRGSGKPPQNVALLTFGVHFAEVAVDTRTGRVGVLRLVAAHDVGRAINRLGCENQIEGGAIMGTGFGTLERQYIDAQTGICLNPNLVDFKIPSILDVPAVEPIIVEPDDPYGPFGAKGVGEPPYSIPAPAIANAIYNAVGVRCNEIPINIKAVLDGLKKT
- a CDS encoding thiamine pyrophosphate-dependent enzyme; translated protein: TIVTTDVGQHQMWIAQAYPFTKPRRLLTSGGLGTMGFGLPAAIGAALANPGRTVLCASGDGSFQMNIQELATLAELDLPVKIVIMNNGHLGLVRQQQELFYDKRYIASRFSLKLDFAALGRQFGIPGFRVAEPGDLAGALERALSEPGPCIIDIPIHYEENVYPIVPPGASNRDMIGSEFELA